Part of the Gemmatimonadota bacterium genome, GGGGTAGGGTGATGCGCCGAAAGACAGTCCATCGGGATGCCCGGTCAATGGCTGCGGCTTCGTAGAGGTGATTGGGGATGGCATTGAGGCCGGCAAGGGCGATGAGCATCATAAATGGCGTCCACATCCAGATGTCGATCATGAGGATGGAGAAGAGTTTCAGGTCGGGGTCGGTCAGCCATTGCGGTTGGAAGAGGCCAAGGACGGATAGTGCTTGATTGACGACGCCGTAGTGGCCGTTGAGAATAAAGTTCCAGTACAGGCCCATGACTGCGGGGGATAGCATCATGGGTACCAGGAGTATGGTGGTGATGGCGGGTTTGCCCCGGAAGGGTTTTTGAAGGGCGAGGGCAAGGGCAAAGCCGAGCATGAGTTCGGTCGCGACTGCCAGGACGACGAATAGTCCGGTGGTGCGAAGGGCAGTGCCATAGCGCGTGTCGTCAAAGATGACGCCGTAGTTGCGCCCACCCACGAGTCGCGCAATGCCGCCACTGAGTTCGGCATCGGTAAAGCTGAGGTAGATGTTGTAAAAGAGGGGAAAGATGTTGAACGCGATCAGAAAGATCAGTGCTGGACCCACAAAGCCGTATTTCAAAACGCCGTCTTTCACGCACATTCTCGAAAGGGATAGAGGGATGGATACCGCGATGGGGCGTCGCTTACTCTTCTCGTTTTCTGCGAAGTGCCACTACTTGTTTAAAGATCTCTGATATATTGCCACCATTGCGGGAGTGCAATAGCATTTGCTCTTTTGACATGACCATCATGGTGTCTTCTTTATCGTCGGGATAACGGCAAAAGCTCGATTTTACCGCTTCGCCCGTGATGCAGCAATATTTTTCTACCGGAATTTCTTGTTCGGTGTCCAGCCTGGTGGTGGTGGGTTCCAGGTCTTTGTTTGCTTCTTCGTATTCGGTGAATATTTCCGAGATTTTGGCGGCCATGATGCGATCTCCTGTTGTGGTGTTTGTAGAGCGTGGAATTATATGCAAAAAGGGTCTGTATGTAAAGGAAAATTACGGATAAAGGGGTAATTTCAGACCTTGAACAAGAAGTGTATTACGTCGCCATCAAAGATCTCTGCGTCTTTTCCTTTGACCATGAGCTTGCCCGCTGCTTTTACTTTTTGTTCGTCTCCCAGTGCGATTAAGTCTTCGTAGCGGATGACTTCGGCCCGGATGAATCCCCGCTCGATGTCTCCGTGAACCGCGCCGCCCGCCTGCGGTGCCAGAGAACCTCTCGGGATTGTCCAGGCGTGTACTTCGTCATTGACGACTGTGAAGAAGGAGATCAAGCCCAGGGTTTTGTAACACAATAAGGTGAGCCGGTCCAGGGCGGGTTGTTCAATGCCGAGGTCGGCGAGAAATTCCTCGCGCGTTTCGTCGTCGAGCAGGGAGATTTCTTCTTCGATCTGTGCGGATATTGCGATCCATTCAAAACCACAGTCGGCAAAATCAGCGG contains:
- a CDS encoding sugar ABC transporter permease produces the protein MKDGVLKYGFVGPALIFLIAFNIFPLFYNIYLSFTDAELSGGIARLVGGRNYGVIFDDTRYGTALRTTGLFVVLAVATELMLGFALALALQKPFRGKPAITTILLVPMMLSPAVMGLYWNFILNGHYGVVNQALSVLGLFQPQWLTDPDLKLFSILMIDIWMWTPFMMLIALAGLNAIPNHLYEAAAIDRASRWTVFRRITLPLCSPLLFLAVLLRTTDALKQFDLVMAVTGPNDRATQTLSALLYQVMFRGYKIGLGSSYSIVILLIVIALATIFIRYITSIQAKQGRESA